TTTGCCGGGGCATCTATCCTCTCCATCGTCGCGAGGTCGAGGAGCCTTATCTTGAGCACCGACTGCTTTCCAAGGGTTGTGTCTGCGTAGACCGCTATGTACATCTCCGGCTGACCCACCTGGAACAGCATCGGCGCGTAGGTCATCGTCTCCCCTGTATCGGCGTTCACGAGACCGAGTATGCCGAGGTAGGTTCCGGTGGTCGAGACGTCTGCCGTGGCGTGGATGGTTCTGGTGGTACCGACATCGAAGCTGAAGGGAGTGCTGTCCACCATCACATCGCCGTTGTCGCCGAGTATCTGGTAGTAGAAGGTGTATTGGATTGGGTTGTATCCGACGGTGTCATATCCGTAGACCAGTACCAGGTAGTATCCTGTCTCGGGCATGAACTTCTCGAAGACCTCATCGCTGGTCGGCCCTATCTGGTCGGTGTACACTTCAGTGTAGTTGTCGATGATGCCGTCACTGAGGTCATTTACGAGCTGGTCGTAGGTCTCGTAGTAAATAACGTACAGGTCAAGGTCAGCGGTCGGGTCCTCAGGTTCGGTGATTCCAAGCCTGAGGAAGTACGTGGTCGGATCGACGCCAAACACGCCGATGAAATCCCAGGCGTCCTGGCTAACGTTCCGGGTCATGGCGTACGCTACGTCGAGCCTTCCAAGGCCGTAGCCTATGACACTGGCATTGAACGGCATGTAGTTGTTCTTCACTTTAGCCTCAACGCTGACGTTGGCCGGGGACGGAACGTCCTTCTTTATGAGCTCCGGTGATATCGACACCGAGCCGGCGCTGATGTCTATCTCGTAGTGGGCGTCCTCGTAACCGGTTCTGGCATAGGAACTGACACTGACATACGCCGTTATCTCCCAGACGCCCTCAACCGGGTTGTCGACCACCCACGTGTACTCAAGCGGCCCTCCGGGACCGACGTAGTAGTACCCGGGCACTCCGTCGTAGACAACACCGCCCATTGGCCTCGCGATGACAAGCTTGACCCTGCCCATCGGGGTGCCGTTGGCATCCGTCGGGACGCGGAGGGTGACACGGAGCTCCTTGGTTCCCCTCGGGACCTCGAAGAAGTAGTGCTTGGCCTCACCGGGCTTGCCGGTGTCGGTAATCTTGGCGCTGGTCTCGCCGTTCTTGTTTGCGGGTATGTCAACGGTAACCGCAACATAGCCATCGATGTAGCTCGTGTCCGGGTCGTCGATGTAAATCAGGCCCACATATGTACCGCTCTTCTGGAGCTTGGAGTAGTCGATGTTTATGGAGAACTGCCCGATGAGGTCACTTATGTACATGGCATTGGCACCGTGTATCGTGACCTCCGTCGTGTTCGGTATAATCCAATCAACGTTTGTGCTTATCTTGTAGGTCTTGTTCTCGAAGACGTACCAGAGACCCCATCCTGGCTCGTAGGTCATGGGTGAGAAGTATATCGGGACACTTCCCGGATACTCGTCCCTTATGTATACCCCCCTGTAGAGGTAGGGGTAGCCGAACATGTACTGGAAGTAGCCGTTGAAGTCAACGTATGCCTGTGAGATCGGGATGATGGGCTGCTCAATCGGGTTCTTGAAGCTGGTAAAGGTGGTGCCCGCGAAGATGTACGTGGTTGGCTCCTGGCTGAGCTCTTCAAGCTTGGCTATGGCCTTGTCAACCTGTATGAGACCGAATCCCTGGTCTATAAGGGTCTGGTTCGTGGGCTTGGCGCTGAGTTCAAGGGCACGCTTGATCATTATCGGGTTGTAGGTGATGTTGTGCTGCTTGGCGTAGCTTATCATGAGGGCGACGGCACCGCTGACGTGCGGGGTGGCCATTGAGGTACCGCTCCAGAACCCGTAGTACCTGTAGGGGTTGCCGTAGAGGACGGTGTACCACATCGGGAGGCTTGAGAATATGGCGGTTCCCGGAGCCATCACGTCCGGGTCAAGGAGACCATCCATCCTCGGCCCCCTGCTGGAGCTCATGGCCGGACCGTTCATGACTCCAGGAAGACCGTAGAGGAGCTCCCACCTCTCGCTCTCCCAGTAGTTGCCGACCGTTATGGCCAGGTCGCTGTCACCGGGGGCATGGACGCTGTTGGTCGTCGGCCCCTCGTTGCCGGCGGCAATGGCAAACGTAACCCCGTAAATGTCAGTGAGCAGATTGACGTAGAATATCTCCGGGGTCTCAAGTCCATCGTTTATCTCGCCACCGCCACCGAGCGACATGCTGATAACGTCGGCTCCCATAAAGGTCGCGTATATCATTCCGCTGATTATCCAGCTGGTTCTTCCAAAGCCGAGCTCGCCCGGAAGAACCTTGACCTCGATGAGCTGGGCGTTGGGGGCAACGCCGTAGACACCGTAGAACACGGGGTCGGTGGGCAGACCAACACCCGCGACGGTACCGCTGACGTGGGTGCCGTGTCCGTGGGCGTCCCACATGAAGTAGGCGTAGCCCTCATTGGGTTCGAACTCTATGAAGGCGACATTGACCTTGGTTGTGTTAACGGTGACGTAGTCTCCGCTGATGTCATAAATCCTCATAGGCTGGTCGTTGGTGAAGTTGTTGTCGAGGTTGAAGTCTATGTAGGCTATGAAGTTGCCGCTCTGGTTAACTATGAGAACCGGATAGACATCGCTGAGGTCTCCGAAGAGACCGAGGCCGTAGGGGTCATAGGGAGTTGCGCTGAAGTTGTTGAGGTCAAAGTACCTCTCGGGAAGGAGGCCAATGTAGTAGGTGTCGCCGGTTATGTTCCCGACGTAATAGGTGCCCATCGTGTAGTTGGTGTATGTGGAGTGACCATAATAGGGAGCATAGACTCCCCAGAAGACCGTGACGTTCTTGTTAACGGCAATCGTTCCCCCCACTGGAGTGGTGGTGTTGTAGTAAATCTGAGCCATGCCCTCGTCGCTCTCGTCATAGATGTCAATGATCTTCTTCCTTCCATCGAGGGTTGTCTGGAGGAACGGGTGTCCAACATCCACACCGGTGTCCAGAACGGCAACGGTAACGTTGTCTCCGTAGACACCGTAGTCAGTCCAGACGTTGTATGCATCTATCGTGAAAACGCTCATGAACATGTCCGGGAGGGAGAGGGAATCCTTCGCAGGGGCACTGGGAGCAGTTCCATCCTCGGGAGCCACCGGTTCCTGGAGTTTGACGGTCCTGTCCTTCCACACATGAAGGATGCCCGGAATGTTCTGGAGCTCTTCCACCTTAGAAACGGGCATCTCGACGACTATGAACTGGTACTCGGGTTTGCTTATTGGATCGATTGTTCCAAGCTTTTTGAGGGCATTATAGACCTCCATCGCGTGATCCCTATCCGGCGCGACTATCAGACGTACGGTCTTGTCGCTGGTCTTGAGGATGTTCTGTATCTCCTTTTGGAGGACCTCACTGCTGATGAACTCTCCGGAATGAGCATTGTTTGTGGTTTCTACCTTGACGGGATTAGACGGGGCGGCGAAGACTGGTGTGGCTGAAAACGCCACTGAGGCCGCTGATAGTACAAGTACCGCCACAATCAAAAGACTCAAGGCCTTCCTATTCATCCTGACACCTCCAGGTCGTAATGCTCACCTATACTGTGGATAGAGCACCGATATAAACGTTTCGCACCACAGGGTTGTATAACTCACCCTAACAGCCATGTTACAACTTGAATGATTATTCCGGGGCATTGATGACCGCGCTTTATGTTATGTCCTCCCCAGAAACCGAGAAGAGCAAAGTGGCCACAATGAATAACATTATGAACGCGTCCACTCCCGGGTCGATCGAGTACATCATCAAAGACAAAACCACCACAAAGCTTCCCCTGCGTCCCTCACTAGTCCTAAGGGATATCCCAAGCAGAAAAGCCTCAATCAGCCCCAGAATCCCGAAATCAGCCACCGGTTGGCCAAAAAAGAAATAGGTGTAGTTCGTGGATGCACCGAAAAGTGAAGCGACCATGTGTCGGGGGTTGTCACTAAAGAGGAGCGCCCCATGGAAGAAGCCCCAGGGGAGGGAGAGGCGAACGAGGTTGTGGAAAACAAGGAAGGTAAAGCCTATTCTGACGAGAACACCCTCCATTCCTCCGCTCATCCATACTATGACAAGCACTGGGGCTGCACTGAGACCAACGAGCCATTTTCGGAGCCGGGGATAGTCGAAGTAGGCACTCAAAAAATAAGCCAGATACACAAGGAGAACCAGGGAACGAAACGTGCCGAGGAAGAAAAGCACGGCGTAGATGGCCATCAGGAATGTTTTCCAGCGGAGGGAGATCGTGGAGTAGGCCATTCCAATAACAGCCAGGACCGCCGCCAGAACCAGAGGGCCGACAAGTTCATACCTGAGGGAGTTTTCAAAAAGTGGGACACCCAAGGCGATGTATAGAGCCAAAGGTATCAAGAGTGCAACCAGCAGGGCGCTCTGGGGAAAGAGCCGGAAGGGGTTGACTTTCAGCCAATACACTATAAGAACCAAAACTGCCAAAATGGAAAAGACTGGGAAATCATGGAGAGAGAGCACCAGAAAGAAGGCAGCCAGCAGTGATGAAGGGAGTTTCAGGTTGGAGGCGTAGCCCAAAGCGAAGACGGCAAAGAATGCGAGGGCGTAAACCGTCCCCAGAAGGAGCATTGAGGGCTCCAATCCGCGCGAATATATCGTGCTACGCAGATTTTCGCTAAAGTAGTTGGCGTACAGTGAAAGGGCCAGGTAAGAAAAGAAGCCGAGGCTAAAGATTTTTAACCCCCTCACTTTACCACCAATTAATGTTAAAAAAGGAGCTTAAAAATTTGAGGGGTGTCGTGGAATGAAGAAAGAGAGCCTCTACCTTCCCCTGCTTCTCATCTCTGCTTTCATCATCAGACTCATTCCCCACAGAACGCTTCTTTTGGCGACATACGACGAGTACCTTCACAGGGATATAACCCTGCGGATAGTCACCCAGGGCATAGGCTCAATCCCCAAGGACATACCCTCCCTGATCGGACTGAGGGCTTACAGCTATCCTCCGCTGTTCCACATAATCGGCGCGGCCTTTTACAAGGTATTCCCCTCAAATTACCTGTTCTTCGTCCTCCCGGCAGTCTACGGCACCTTAGCAGTGTTCGGCTTTTACCTGGCGTTTAAAGAGCTCACGGAGGACAAAAACCGTGCCCTTCTCGCCGTGACACTCCTAGCCTTTGCCCCCAACTTCATATACAGAACGAGCCTCTACATCCCGGAAAATCTTGGCCTGTTCCTGTTCTCGATAAGTCTGCTGTTCCTGATACGATTTATGAAATCGAGAAAGCTCTCCAGCCTGCTCGTCTTGACCGCGGTGATGATGGTCTACATGCTGACCCACAGGGGATGGATATTCTTTGCCATGGCCGCGGTTCTGCTGTTTGCCTCTTACCTGTGGCCGTTCATAAGGAAGAACCTCCACTATTTTGTCGCCCTGGCCGTTCTGGCTCTCATAGCCTACACGCAGGTGTCCTTCATCCAGTCGACCGTTGGAGAGCTTTTCCTCAGACTCCAGCGGAGCGAAGTGAGCTTCCTGGGATACTTCAAGTGGATAGGCATTATCCAGCTCGTCTTTGGGGCGATAGCAAGCCCGTACTATTTCAAAAAGGACAGCATACGACGTGGCTTCGTCCTCTGGGCCTGGGCGTTTATGTTGGCTGGAGGAATCTCCTTCCGCTTCCGCGACCCCTACGCAACAATACCCCTCTCCGTTATGGCCGCGGAGTACCTCATTGACGTTGTCTTCCCGGCGGTGGGCCCTTTCATCAGGAGTGCCTTCGAAGGAGTGAAAGGTGTGGGCGCCGAGTGGATAAAGGGCATTTCACGGAAGCGCTGGGTAACCTCACTGGTAATCCTGCTGCTCCTGGTTACCCCCCTCGTCCAGGGTGCCTACGGGGCTTACAAGTACGTTGAGGCACCAACTGTCAGCGACAAGGAGGCCTACGAGTGGATAGTCCAGAACACGCCTGAGAACGCCACTATACTCGTGTGGTGGGATATGGGGTATCTCCTCATAGGAAACACCCACAGAAAGGACGTCGTCATATGGAAAAAAGTGTACCAGGGCTTCTTTGGAGAGGCCCCAACGGTAAGGGAGGCGGGACAGGCGTACACGGACCACGTCATCATGTTCAGCTCAAACCAGAGAGAGTGGGCGTATTATCTTATGAGGAAATACAATGTAAGCTACATCTTCGTGGACAGAAAGAGGTATTCCTACGGCTTCATCCGCTATGGCCTTATGGAGTACGCCCCCTACGACACCCATTTCAAGATTGAGTTCTGCAACGGCGGTTCGGTCATATACCGCTTCATCCCCGAGCCGACTCTGAAGATGGAACAGCCCTTCCCCCTTAACTACACCGGAAACTACTCACCCCTCGTCAATTTCCTGGAGAAGTTCTGGACAGGATACAACTACGCCGATTTCGACACAAGGTACAAGGCTTACTTCAACCTCAATGCCTGGATGGTTGACCTGTACTCACGCCTCTACCAGAAGACAAGAGATGAGGCCTTCAGCGCCCGCACAGACTGGCTCCTCCGCTGGCTTTCGTACAAGCAGATGGACAACGGGGCGTTCCCCTGGGGCATCCCTCCCAACGACTTCACCCTGTACACCGCCTACACCCTCGAACCCCTGAGGGGGGTTAACTTCGACGGAAAGGAGAGGTCGCTCAAGCTGCTGGAGAGCAGGGAGCGTGAGGACTACTTCATGACGACTCCCAAGGACGAAAAGGGAGGTCTCGTGACAAACGCCCTCATGCTCCCTGTTTACAAGGAACTCGGAATCCTGAGCCCCACAACGGAGAGGAACATCGTCGCCCAGCTGCTGAATGAGCAGAAGGGAGACGGAAGCTGGAACAACAACCTCGGCACCACCATAGCAGTTGCCTCAAGCCTGGCAAGGTACTACCAGCTAACGGGCAACGAGACGGTGCTGAACGCCGTCAGGAAAGCAGCCGAATGGATGACAGGGGAGCAGGAGGAAAGCGGGAAGCTAAAGGCAGAGAAGTATGAGTACACGTATTCCAGAGCCACCTACGCCCAGATGGCATACATCTATCACGTTGCGGGACTTAAAGACGCAGAGGAAAGAACCCTCAATTTTATCGAAGACACGTTCGATCCCAACAAGGAAGTACACCCGCTCGATGCAGTGCTTACCATGTACCGCTACTTCGGCTACGCCTACGGCAGCGATAGGGCCATCGGCATGATCAACGAACTCCTGAAGGCCCATCCACTGCTCAGCTTCTCCTAATTTTTCAATTTCGAAATGTTTAAATAGTAACACACCCTGAAGTAAACGGAGGGTGTGACGTGACGCCAACACTCCCGAGAAGGGACCTGTACATAAGCGGAACAATAGCGCTTTTTTCCCTGATTCTAGCCATGGCATTCCTCCCCAGCAGAACCATCACCTACGATGGGGCACTTTACATAGATATCGCAAGGAATCTCCTAAAGGGCATAACGAACTACACGTACCAGGGAGTCTACATGATGTACCGTCCGCCGGTTTACGTCTACACGCTCTCGCTTCTCTTTAGGTTCCTCCCACCCAACTCCCACCTGACGGCAGCGCGGCTCGTCTCAGCGTTCTTTTACGCCCTGACGGCAGGCCTTGTGTATGTCTTCGCCGTGGAGCTGTGGAAAGACAGACTGAAGGCGTTTGCCGCGGCTATGTTTTACATCTTCAACCCCCTGGCCTTTGCGATGGGAACCCGCGAGCTCGTTCACAGCGAATTCACGTTTTTCTACACCCTCGCCATATACCTGCTGTACACAGGGAGAAAGAGGGGCGAAAGCACGAGGCTGTATCTTTCTTTCATAATCGCGGGGATAGCAGTGCTGACCAGATATACTGGACTCTCGATACTGGGAGTCATGATAGCATACCTGTACCTGACCGAACACTGGGATTGGGCAAAGAAAAAGGAGTATCCCCTTGGATTCCTCCTCTTCATCCTTGTCCTCCTGCCCTGGCTGTACATGGGGCATCTTTATTACGGTGGTGCGTTTAAGCCCTTCAGCGTGGCCACCCAGTACGTAACCAACGCACCACCCGTTTCAGCATTTGACTACGTCGGAATGATAGCCAACACCCTGGGCATCCTCCTGTTCCTTGCAATAGTCGGCTTTGTATTCCTTAAAAAGAACGATGAGGGGTGGCTTCTCATAAGCTGGCTCTTTCTGGGACTGCTGGGAATAATGACCGTGACCCACAAAGAAGAACGCTTCATAACGTTCCTCTCTCCCGTGGTTGCCCTCCTGGCGGCCCACGGCCTGTGGAGTTTGGCGGAAATTCTCCACGGGCTTATGGCGAGTGCCGAGCACAGAAAGTATGCATCTATTCTGCTTCTGATACTGTTTCTGATTCCAATTGGAAGGGACGCCATGAGCCTCAAGGAACAGTGGGACGAACAGGGGGCGGTCTATGTCAGGGTGATGGAGTACGCCTCAACCAACTACCCCTCCGCGGAGTGGCTCCTCGTCTCGCCCAAGATGTACACAATGGCGGGACTTTACTATCCTGACGCAATAATCCAGGTCATAATGGACAGGCAACA
This genomic interval from Thermococcus sp. contains the following:
- a CDS encoding S8 family serine peptidase, with translation MNRKALSLLIVAVLVLSAASVAFSATPVFAAPSNPVKVETTNNAHSGEFISSEVLQKEIQNILKTSDKTVRLIVAPDRDHAMEVYNALKKLGTIDPISKPEYQFIVVEMPVSKVEELQNIPGILHVWKDRTVKLQEPVAPEDGTAPSAPAKDSLSLPDMFMSVFTIDAYNVWTDYGVYGDNVTVAVLDTGVDVGHPFLQTTLDGRKKIIDIYDESDEGMAQIYYNTTTPVGGTIAVNKNVTVFWGVYAPYYGHSTYTNYTMGTYYVGNITGDTYYIGLLPERYFDLNNFSATPYDPYGLGLFGDLSDVYPVLIVNQSGNFIAYIDFNLDNNFTNDQPMRIYDISGDYVTVNTTKVNVAFIEFEPNEGYAYFMWDAHGHGTHVSGTVAGVGLPTDPVFYGVYGVAPNAQLIEVKVLPGELGFGRTSWIISGMIYATFMGADVISMSLGGGGEINDGLETPEIFYVNLLTDIYGVTFAIAAGNEGPTTNSVHAPGDSDLAITVGNYWESERWELLYGLPGVMNGPAMSSSRGPRMDGLLDPDVMAPGTAIFSSLPMWYTVLYGNPYRYYGFWSGTSMATPHVSGAVALMISYAKQHNITYNPIMIKRALELSAKPTNQTLIDQGFGLIQVDKAIAKLEELSQEPTTYIFAGTTFTSFKNPIEQPIIPISQAYVDFNGYFQYMFGYPYLYRGVYIRDEYPGSVPIYFSPMTYEPGWGLWYVFENKTYKISTNVDWIIPNTTEVTIHGANAMYISDLIGQFSINIDYSKLQKSGTYVGLIYIDDPDTSYIDGYVAVTVDIPANKNGETSAKITDTGKPGEAKHYFFEVPRGTKELRVTLRVPTDANGTPMGRVKLVIARPMGGVVYDGVPGYYYVGPGGPLEYTWVVDNPVEGVWEITAYVSVSSYARTGYEDAHYEIDISAGSVSISPELIKKDVPSPANVSVEAKVKNNYMPFNASVIGYGLGRLDVAYAMTRNVSQDAWDFIGVFGVDPTTYFLRLGITEPEDPTADLDLYVIYYETYDQLVNDLSDGIIDNYTEVYTDQIGPTSDEVFEKFMPETGYYLVLVYGYDTVGYNPIQYTFYYQILGDNGDVMVDSTPFSFDVGTTRTIHATADVSTTGTYLGILGLVNADTGETMTYAPMLFQVGQPEMYIAVYADTTLGKQSVLKIRLLDLATMERIDAPAKVVVNGRAYYTDNGEVEVYFTPLNLEQTFNIEVFSDYYQDASKEVTVKVKELAEDKVYSATQVTPYVAVGLGAVTNYHDTGTSIDLTVEGPTGTTGYVLVTLPLDTQYVDVNGDHVVSYYVIDGKNAKYVVLKVRYASPVTLTIEYKTSRWIVSTWNYVWFMLYWRYDQKFDPLYQKAVDLGVDNETLQEAMQYKQLADQYYAEAEKYLTPGRDNLAIAALPNIRKAYLNILKAYTILEEAVNEIEAQG
- a CDS encoding glycosyltransferase family 39 protein — translated: MKKESLYLPLLLISAFIIRLIPHRTLLLATYDEYLHRDITLRIVTQGIGSIPKDIPSLIGLRAYSYPPLFHIIGAAFYKVFPSNYLFFVLPAVYGTLAVFGFYLAFKELTEDKNRALLAVTLLAFAPNFIYRTSLYIPENLGLFLFSISLLFLIRFMKSRKLSSLLVLTAVMMVYMLTHRGWIFFAMAAVLLFASYLWPFIRKNLHYFVALAVLALIAYTQVSFIQSTVGELFLRLQRSEVSFLGYFKWIGIIQLVFGAIASPYYFKKDSIRRGFVLWAWAFMLAGGISFRFRDPYATIPLSVMAAEYLIDVVFPAVGPFIRSAFEGVKGVGAEWIKGISRKRWVTSLVILLLLVTPLVQGAYGAYKYVEAPTVSDKEAYEWIVQNTPENATILVWWDMGYLLIGNTHRKDVVIWKKVYQGFFGEAPTVREAGQAYTDHVIMFSSNQREWAYYLMRKYNVSYIFVDRKRYSYGFIRYGLMEYAPYDTHFKIEFCNGGSVIYRFIPEPTLKMEQPFPLNYTGNYSPLVNFLEKFWTGYNYADFDTRYKAYFNLNAWMVDLYSRLYQKTRDEAFSARTDWLLRWLSYKQMDNGAFPWGIPPNDFTLYTAYTLEPLRGVNFDGKERSLKLLESREREDYFMTTPKDEKGGLVTNALMLPVYKELGILSPTTERNIVAQLLNEQKGDGSWNNNLGTTIAVASSLARYYQLTGNETVLNAVRKAAEWMTGEQEESGKLKAEKYEYTYSRATYAQMAYIYHVAGLKDAEERTLNFIEDTFDPNKEVHPLDAVLTMYRYFGYAYGSDRAIGMINELLKAHPLLSFS
- a CDS encoding glycosyltransferase family 39 protein, whose translation is MTPTLPRRDLYISGTIALFSLILAMAFLPSRTITYDGALYIDIARNLLKGITNYTYQGVYMMYRPPVYVYTLSLLFRFLPPNSHLTAARLVSAFFYALTAGLVYVFAVELWKDRLKAFAAAMFYIFNPLAFAMGTRELVHSEFTFFYTLAIYLLYTGRKRGESTRLYLSFIIAGIAVLTRYTGLSILGVMIAYLYLTEHWDWAKKKEYPLGFLLFILVLLPWLYMGHLYYGGAFKPFSVATQYVTNAPPVSAFDYVGMIANTLGILLFLAIVGFVFLKKNDEGWLLISWLFLGLLGIMTVTHKEERFITFLSPVVALLAAHGLWSLAEILHGLMASAEHRKYASILLLILFLIPIGRDAMSLKEQWDEQGAVYVRVMEYASTNYPSAEWLLVSPKMYTMAGLYYPDAIIQVIMDRQQVRDRIASGKYDLIIKMEGDPPLNIEESGMYTLAKEFPKEGFKVFVRSTSIPKSKGS